From the Trueperaceae bacterium genome, the window GGTGCGTAGCGTCCCACGTCAGCGACCGCGCCCCGGAGGTGCACAGTGAAACGGACCCTCATCGCCATCACGTTGACCTTCTCCACCCTCGCGGGCACCAGCCTCGCCCAGGAGTACACCGTCACGGTCGACGGCGCGCGGTCGTCGCTCACGGCCGTGACCGTGAACGGCGTGGTGTACGTGCCCCTCCAGGCCCTCACCGACGTCGGCGTGGTGGCCACCTTCGACGGCGGCGCCCTGGCACTGACCCTACCCCCGAAGGCGGCCGGCGGCGCCGATCAACGGGAGTCGGTGGAGGGCTGCCTCCGTCAGGACCTCTTCAACGGCGTCTGGCGCGTGCGCGTGACGGGCGTGGAGCGCCTGACGGGCGACAGGCGGGGCTGGGGGGTCACCGTGGAGCTGCGTAACGGCACCACCACCACGCTGATGCCGGTGGACGCCGGCGCCGACCCGACGGGCGAGGGCATCCAGCTCGTGCTCGCCGACGGCAGGATCCTGGAGGCCGACCCTTACGACGTCCAGCAGCTCACGTTCGCGAGCCTGCCACAGGGCGGCGGGCTCACCCACGAGCTGCTCTTCTACGTCCCGGACGGCGCGGCGCTGGGCGAGCCGGACAAGTTCCTGTTCGAGTTGCAGGCGGACGGCATCGGCTTCACGCCGCAACAGGCCGGGGTGGCGTTCACGGTTCCCAACCCGAGCCTGAGGGTGAGGCTCGGCTGCGGCATGTTAGGCGGCTCCGGGAGACAGGGCACGCCGGGGCGCCAGGACGCCCCGCGCCGCATGCCTAGAAGGGTGCGCGCCGACCGTGTCACCGGGTCGGCGCGCGCACGAGCCCGTCCACCGAGCTAGAACCGCTCGGTGACCGTCTTCATCTCCATGAAGTTGCGCAGGTAGTCGGGGCCACCCGCCTTCGTGTTCGAGCCGGACATCTTGAAGCCGCCGAACGGCTGGACGCCGACCAGCGCGCCCGTGATCTTGCGGTTGAGGTAGAGGTTGCCGGCCTGGAACTCGCGGCGCGCCTTCTCGAGGTTGCGCCTGTCCTTGCTGATCACGCCGCCCGTGAGGGCGTACATGCTGCCGTTCGCGATCTCGAGGGCGTGGTCGAAGTCGCGCGCGCGCAGCACGCTCACGACCGGCCCGAAGATCTCGTCGCACGCGATGCTCGCGCCGACGGGCACGTCGGCGAACACCGTCGGCCGTATGAACCAGCCGTCGCCACCCGCCGGGCCTCCGCCCGTCAGGAGCCGCGCCTCGCTCTTGCCCGTCTCGATGTAGCCCAGGATCTTCTCGTACTGCCGCTCGTTGATGACGGCGGCGACGTCGTGGTTCTCGTCGGCCGGCCCGACGCTCAAGGCCTCGGTGAGCGCCTTCACGCGTTCCAACACGGCGTCGTACACGGCGTCGACCACGATGAGCCTGCTCATGGCGGAGCACTTCTGGCCCTGGAACCCGAACGCGCTGGCCACGGCAGAGGCGGCCGCCAGCTCGACGTCCGCCGAGGCGTCGACGATGAGCGCGTCCTTGCCGCCCATCTCGAGGAACGCCCTCTTGAGCCAATGCTGGCCGGGGTGCACCTTGGCCGAGCGCTCGAAGATGCGCACACCCGTCGCGACGGAGCCCGTGAAGTTGACGAAGCGCGTGCGCGGGTGGTCGACGAGGGCGTCGCCCAGGACGGCGTCGTCGCCCGTGAGCAGGTTGATGACGCCGGCAGGGAAGCCGGCCTCGGCCACGAGCTCCATGAACTTCGCCGCGATGACGGGCGTGGCGGGGGAGGGCTTGATGATGACGGTGTTGCCGACGACGACGGGGCCGACGGCGGTGCCGACGAGGATGGCCAGCAGGAAGTTCCACGGCGGGATCACGAGACCGACGCCCATGGGCTGGAAGGTCGTCGTGTTCTCCTCGCCTGGATGGTCGTACGTAGGCAGCGGCTCCGCGAGGGGCAGCGCAGTGCGCGCGTAGTACTCGCAGAAGTCGATGGCCTCGGCCACGTCGGCGATCGCCTCGAGGTAGTTCTTGGACGCCTCGAACACGAGCCAGGCGGCCAGCTCCTCGCGCCGGCGCCGCATGATGGCGGCGAGCTTGACGAGCAGCCGCGCCCGCTCGGCCATGCCCCAGCGCGACCAGTCGGCGTAGGCCTCCCACGCCGCGTCCATGGCGCGTTCGATCTCGCGCGGGTCGGCCTTGGCGACGCGCCCGACGAGCCGGTCCTTGCTGGAGGGGTCGTACGACTCGAGGAAGGCTCCCGTCACGACATGCTCGCCGCCGATGGTGAGCGGGTAGTCGCGGCCCAGCTGCGCCCTCACGCCCTCGAGGGCGCGCTTGAAGCTCGCCAGGGTGGCGGGATCGGAGAAATCAGCGAACGGTTCGTTGCGATAAGGTTCGAAGAGCATCTAGGTGGTCCTCCCTGAGTGATGGCACCGCCCCTGGAGCTAGGGGGGGCGCGGCGGTCGATCGTCTTCAGCCGAACAGCCCGCGCGCCACGAAGGCGAGGTTGGCGGGGCGTTCGGCCAGCCTGCGGCTGAAGTAGCCGTACCAATCCGATCCGAAAGGGACGTACACGCGCACCGGCAGCCCGGAGGCGCTGAGACGCTCCTGGAGCTGCGGCTTCACGCCGTAGAGCATCTGCACCTCGTACCGGTCCTGGCCAAGCGCAGCGCCATGGGCGTAAGCGAGCAGCTCGCGCTGCAGGCCCTCGTCGTGCGTGGCGACGTTGAGCTTGAGGCCCGCCCCGAGGGCGCGGTAGGCGAGGGCGCGGTAGGCCTCCTCGATGCCGGCCACGTCCTGGATGGCGTGCTCGGCCGTCTCGCGGTAGGCGCCCTTCACGAGCCGCAAAGCCGTGGTGACGTCCGGGTAGGTGCCGGCAAGGCCGATCAGGCGGTCCAGGTCGTCGGGGGTGCGGAAGAGGTAGCTCTGCAGCACGGTGCTCACGTGGTGGTGCCCGGCACGCCTCAAGGCCTCGTAGAGGTCGAGCGTGCCGCTCACGTAAGGCGTGTTCTCCATGTCTAGGCAGAGGTGGCCGCCGGCGGCCCCGATGGCGCTCGCGACGCCGTCGGCCAGCTCGAGCGCGAGCTCCGCCCCGACGCCGAGGCCGAGCTGCGTCGGCTTGACGCTGAAGTACGGCTCCACGCCGCTCGCGCGCGCGACGGCGACGCACTCCTTCACGGCGTCCGCCACCGCCCGCGAGGCGCTCTCGCTCTCGACGAACTCGCCTAGCAGGTCGAGGATCACGTGCCTGCCGCTCGCCTGGATGGCGAGAAGCGCGGGCACGGCGGACCGGATGTCCTCACCCGCCACGAAGCGCCCGACGCCGAGGCGCCAGCCGTAGCGGCCTATCACCGACTTGACGGGCTTCGCGCCGGCGATGGCCAGGGTGGCGTTGCGGTAGATAGCGGCCAGGTCCATGTCTTCCGTAGGCGATTCTACCTGTGAGAGAGCCCACGACCTGTGGTCGGGCGAGGGGGAGTAAACATTCGAACAGTGGCGGTAGGCCCCCGCTGATAACTTGGCTCAAGCCCGCCGCTCGGCGGGGCGACCGCCTTCAGGTGAGGAGTTACGTGAGACTCTATTTCGTACGCCACGGTGAGACGGACTACGGCCTCGTCGAGGCGCGCGGCGCCCGCGGCGTCGCCAAGGAGTTCGCGCCCCTCACGGCCCTGGGGCGTATCCAGATAGACACCATCGCTCGCGACTACCGACTCCGCGAGGCCGAAGCCATACTGTGCAGCACCTACACGCGCGCCCTGGAGTCCGCCGCGCTCCTCAGCCGCGCCATCAACAAGCCCCTGTACGTCGAGCACGACCTGCACGAGTGGCTGCCGCAGAAGGACCCGCTGGCGGAGATCGACCCGAAGAGCTTCGAGCGCGCCCGCCAGAGCCTCTCCGGCACGCGCATGGAGGAGGACGCGCCCTGGGAGTCGGTCGATGAGGTGCGCGACCGCGTCCTGGCCGTGCTGAAGCGTTACCGCCGCTTCCAGACGCTCGTCGTCGTCACCCACGGTGTCGTCATCGGCAGCCTGGTCGGCGTGCAGCGGCTCGTGGACCACGCCGAGATCGTCCCGTTCGACCTCGACGTCGACGGTCCGCTCCGGGCGCCTCACGGCGGCGAGCGGGTGCCGCGGTGACGGCCGGCGCCGCCGGCGCGCCGACCGGACCGGCCGCCCTGACGGCGCGACCGGTCCTCGGCGGGACACTCGTGCGCATCGAGGCGCTGGAGCAGCGCCACCTTCCCGACCTGCTGAGGATCGCCTTCGCGCACCCGGACGAGTTCCGGCTGACCTCCACCCCGACGGACGCGGCCGCGGCCGACAAGTACTTCGGCGCGGTCTTCGCTCAGCGCGACGCCGGCCACGCCTACCCGGTGGCCATCCTCGACGCCGCCGGTAAGGTGGTCGGCACGAGCCGCCTGAGCGAGATCGACTTCAGGCACCTGCGCTGCGAGCTCGGCTTCTCCTGGTACGACCCGGCCACGTTCCGCACGGGCGTGAACATCGAGAGCAAGCTCCTGCTCCTGCGCTTCGCGTTCGAGGCTCTGGGCATGCACCGCGTCCAGATCCACACGGACACACGCAACGTGCGCTCCCAGAAGGCCATCCTCGCGCTCGGCGCCCGCTTCGAGGGGGTGCTGCGACGGCACCAGGTCGCCAAGGACGGTTACGTTCGCGACACGATGGTGTACGGCATCACGGACCTCGACTGGCCCGAGGTGGAGCAGCGCCTACTGGGCAGGCTGGCGCGCCGCCTCGAGGGCCAACGCGCGGCGATCCAGAGCGGCTGACGACGCAAGCGGCATGACGGTCGGGCACGTTCGCGCCGCGCTTACCGCCGATAGCGTCGGACGGAAGCCGCAAGTGGTTCAGCGGATGCCGTGGAGGATCTCGTCAAGCCCAGCCGGGTCGGTGATGAAGACTTCCTTCGGGCGCGTCTCGATGACGCCCTCGACCTCGAGGGCCTTGAGCGCGCGCGTGACAGTCTCCCGTGACGTGCCCGCCAGGTTCGCCAGCTCCTGGTGCGTGAGGCGCACGAGCGCGCGCTCCTCCTCGTGCTCCACGACGCCTCCCTGGTAGAGCTTCAGCAGCACGTAGGCCACGCGCCCCTGAGCGTCCTTGTAGGAGAGGACCTGCGACTCGTCGTCCATGCCGCGGAGCCGCTCCGCCAAGGTGGCGTTCAGGTTCAGGCTGATGGCCGGGTAGTCGGCGATGAGCTTGCGGAAGTCGTCGTTGAAGAGGAGGTAGGCCTGCACCTCGCTCAGGGTTACGGCCGTGGCGCTGCGGGTCGACTCGCCCAGGAGCGCCATCTCGCCGAAGTACTCCGGGCACTGCAGGATGGCGAGCGTCTTCTCGTGACCTCCGAGGTCGACCTTCGAGAGCTTCACCAGACCCGAGGCGATGATGTAGAGGGCCTCGCCCTTGTCGCCTTCCTGGAACATGGTGACACCGGCCTCGTAACCCCGCTTGCGCACGGCGGCGGCAGCGATGTCCAGCGCCCTGTCCGGTGCGCCGACGAAGAGGGGGACCCGCTTCAGCAGTTCCAGGATCTCGAGTCGTTCGGCATCGCTGTTCACAATGGACTCCAGGTGGCTTCACGGCCCAGGTCGGGGCGCGGTGTGGAGCAACTTTTCGCGACCGGCCCGTATAGTAACCCCGTGATGCCCGTTCTTGCGAGTCGCGCCCTCGAACGCCGGTTCGACTCCCCCGGCGGGGCGGTGGAGGTGCTGGCGGGCGTGTCGCTGACCGTGCGGGCGGGCGAGGTGGTGGCCGTCCTTGGGCCGTCCGGTTCCGGCAAGAGCACGCTGCTGCACCTGTTGGGCGGTCTCGACAGGCCGGACGCGGGCGAGATCTACTGGGGCGACTTCCCGGTGCACGAGCACGCTCCGCGGCAGCTGGCCGCTCGCAGGGCGCGTTACGTAGGGCTCGTGTTCCAGAACCACTACCTGCTGCAGGACTTCACGCTGCTCGAGAACGTCACCATGCCGTCGCGCATCCTCGGCGAGCCGGACGAGGAGCGCGCCGCCACCCTCCTGACGCGCGTCGGCCTGGGCGGACGCCTCGACCATCCGCCCTCCAAGGTCTCGGGCGGCGAGCGCCAGCGCGCGGCCGTCGCGCGCGCCCTCGCCCTGCGACCGAAGGTGATCCTCGCGGACGAGCCGACCGGCTCCCTCGACCACGCCAGGGCAGAGGAGGTCTTCGACCTGCTCGTAGCCCTCGCCGCCGAGGAGGGCACGGCCGTGGTGGCCGTGACGCACGACGAGCGCCTCGTCGACCGCCCCGGCGTGCGCAAGCTCCGACTCGTCGCCGGGCGGCTGGGGCCGACCGAGGTCGTAGGGGCGACGCCAACGGTCGCCTGAGCGCCATCGCCACCGAGGCCGCCGGTGGCCGTACGTGCGTAGGCCCGGCAGCAGGACTTCCACTCGTCAAGCAGGTGAACGGAAGCTGAAGCATGGGCGCCTAGTGTGCGGTAGTTCACGTGCTAGCATCGCAGGCGTCGAACGTTGGTACAGCGAGGGCCGCGAGCGCGTCACCGATACGAAAGCGCCAAGGCGGCCCCATGCCGACCACGTCGTGGAAACTGGAGGCTACATGAAGAGACTGGTACTGCTGCTCGCTCTACTCCTCACGCTCGGGCTGACGAGCGCGCAGACCCTCGTGTTCGGGTCGAGCGGCTTCCCCGCCTCGCTCGACGCCGTCGATTCCCAAGACGGCAACTCCCTCGTCGTCAGCGGTCAGGTCACGGAGCGCCTCGTCGACTTCGCGCCCGGCAAGACGGACCTCATCCCCGGCCTCGCCACCTCATGGAGCGCCAACGACGACGCCACCGTATGGACGTTCGAGCTCCGCCAGGGCGTCAAGTTCCACGACGGCACCTCGTTCAACGCCGAGGCGGCCAAGTTCAACCTCGACCGTTGGAACGACCCGAACCACCCGTACAGCGGGCGCGCCGAAGGCAAGACCTTCGTGCCGTGGGGCTGGGTCTTCGGTGGTCCGATCGGTGAAGGCAACCTGATCGAGAGCGTCGCCATCACCGGCGAGTACGAGATCCAGCTGACCCTCACCCAGCCGGCTCCGTTCCTCCCCGCGCTGTTCGCCGCCGCCTACTTCCAGTTCAACAGCCCTACGGCCGTCATGGCCGCCGGCGTCAACTACGGCACGCCGAACGTCGGCTCCGTCGGCACCGGCCCCTTCAAGTTCGTCGAGTGGATCGAGGGCGAGCGCATCGTCCTCGAGCGCAACGACGACTACTGGGGCGGCCCCGCCGGC encodes:
- a CDS encoding proline dehydrogenase family protein, which translates into the protein MDLAAIYRNATLAIAGAKPVKSVIGRYGWRLGVGRFVAGEDIRSAVPALLAIQASGRHVILDLLGEFVESESASRAVADAVKECVAVARASGVEPYFSVKPTQLGLGVGAELALELADGVASAIGAAGGHLCLDMENTPYVSGTLDLYEALRRAGHHHVSTVLQSYLFRTPDDLDRLIGLAGTYPDVTTALRLVKGAYRETAEHAIQDVAGIEEAYRALAYRALGAGLKLNVATHDEGLQRELLAYAHGAALGQDRYEVQMLYGVKPQLQERLSASGLPVRVYVPFGSDWYGYFSRRLAERPANLAFVARGLFG
- a CDS encoding phosphoglycerate mutase family protein, yielding MRLYFVRHGETDYGLVEARGARGVAKEFAPLTALGRIQIDTIARDYRLREAEAILCSTYTRALESAALLSRAINKPLYVEHDLHEWLPQKDPLAEIDPKSFERARQSLSGTRMEEDAPWESVDEVRDRVLAVLKRYRRFQTLVVVTHGVVIGSLVGVQRLVDHAEIVPFDLDVDGPLRAPHGGERVPR
- a CDS encoding Crp/Fnr family transcriptional regulator translates to MNSDAERLEILELLKRVPLFVGAPDRALDIAAAAVRKRGYEAGVTMFQEGDKGEALYIIASGLVKLSKVDLGGHEKTLAILQCPEYFGEMALLGESTRSATAVTLSEVQAYLLFNDDFRKLIADYPAISLNLNATLAERLRGMDDESQVLSYKDAQGRVAYVLLKLYQGGVVEHEEERALVRLTHQELANLAGTSRETVTRALKALEVEGVIETRPKEVFITDPAGLDEILHGIR
- a CDS encoding GNAT family N-acetyltransferase, with amino-acid sequence MTAGAAGAPTGPAALTARPVLGGTLVRIEALEQRHLPDLLRIAFAHPDEFRLTSTPTDAAAADKYFGAVFAQRDAGHAYPVAILDAAGKVVGTSRLSEIDFRHLRCELGFSWYDPATFRTGVNIESKLLLLRFAFEALGMHRVQIHTDTRNVRSQKAILALGARFEGVLRRHQVAKDGYVRDTMVYGITDLDWPEVEQRLLGRLARRLEGQRAAIQSG
- the pruA gene encoding L-glutamate gamma-semialdehyde dehydrogenase; translation: MLFEPYRNEPFADFSDPATLASFKRALEGVRAQLGRDYPLTIGGEHVVTGAFLESYDPSSKDRLVGRVAKADPREIERAMDAAWEAYADWSRWGMAERARLLVKLAAIMRRRREELAAWLVFEASKNYLEAIADVAEAIDFCEYYARTALPLAEPLPTYDHPGEENTTTFQPMGVGLVIPPWNFLLAILVGTAVGPVVVGNTVIIKPSPATPVIAAKFMELVAEAGFPAGVINLLTGDDAVLGDALVDHPRTRFVNFTGSVATGVRIFERSAKVHPGQHWLKRAFLEMGGKDALIVDASADVELAAASAVASAFGFQGQKCSAMSRLIVVDAVYDAVLERVKALTEALSVGPADENHDVAAVINERQYEKILGYIETGKSEARLLTGGGPAGGDGWFIRPTVFADVPVGASIACDEIFGPVVSVLRARDFDHALEIANGSMYALTGGVISKDRRNLEKARREFQAGNLYLNRKITGALVGVQPFGGFKMSGSNTKAGGPDYLRNFMEMKTVTERF
- a CDS encoding ABC transporter ATP-binding protein, coding for MPVLASRALERRFDSPGGAVEVLAGVSLTVRAGEVVAVLGPSGSGKSTLLHLLGGLDRPDAGEIYWGDFPVHEHAPRQLAARRARYVGLVFQNHYLLQDFTLLENVTMPSRILGEPDEERAATLLTRVGLGGRLDHPPSKVSGGERQRAAVARALALRPKVILADEPTGSLDHARAEEVFDLLVALAAEEGTAVVAVTHDERLVDRPGVRKLRLVAGRLGPTEVVGATPTVA